The following proteins are co-located in the Escherichia fergusonii ATCC 35469 genome:
- a CDS encoding oxidoreductase, producing the protein MSDRIRVGLIGYGYASKTFHAPLIAGTPGLELAAVSSSDEAKVKVDWPTVTVVSEPKHLFNDPHLDLIVIPTPNDTHFPLAKAALEAGKHVIVDKPFTVTLSQARELDSLARSLGRVLSVFHNRRWDSDFLTLKALLAEGTLGEVAYFESHFDRFRPQVRDRWREQGGPGSGIWYDLGPHLLDQAINLFGLPVSLTVDLAQLRPGAQSTDYFHAILSYPQRRVILHGTMLAAAESARYIVHGSRGSYVKYGLDPQEERLKNGERLPQEDWGYDMRDGVLTRVEGDARVEETLLTIPGNYPAYYAAIRDALKGEGENPVPASQAIQIMELIELGIESAKHRATLSLA; encoded by the coding sequence ATGAGCGACAGAATCAGGGTAGGATTAATCGGTTATGGCTATGCCAGTAAAACGTTCCATGCCCCTTTGATTGCAGGTACTCCAGGTCTGGAACTGGCAGCGGTATCAAGTAGTGATGAAGCAAAAGTTAAGGTGGACTGGCCGACAGTTACTGTTGTTTCAGAACCGAAACATCTGTTTAACGATCCTCATCTTGATTTAATTGTAATCCCGACGCCAAACGATACCCATTTCCCTCTGGCGAAAGCTGCGCTGGAAGCGGGTAAACACGTGATTGTTGATAAGCCATTCACCGTGACACTGTCACAAGCTCGCGAGCTGGATTCCCTGGCGCGCAGCCTTGGAAGGGTACTTTCGGTCTTTCATAACCGTCGATGGGATAGTGATTTCCTGACGTTGAAAGCGTTATTGGCCGAAGGCACACTGGGTGAAGTGGCTTATTTTGAATCTCACTTTGACCGTTTCCGCCCGCAAGTTCGTGATCGCTGGCGTGAGCAAGGCGGTCCGGGGAGCGGTATCTGGTACGATTTAGGGCCACATTTACTGGATCAGGCAATTAATCTGTTTGGTCTGCCTGTCAGTCTGACGGTTGACCTTGCGCAACTGCGCCCTGGTGCGCAATCCACCGATTATTTTCATGCCATTTTGTCGTATCCACAGCGGCGAGTGATTCTCCACGGCACTATGCTGGCAGCGGCAGAATCCGCCCGTTATATCGTTCACGGTTCCCGTGGTAGTTATGTGAAATATGGACTTGACCCTCAGGAAGAGAGATTGAAAAACGGCGAACGACTGCCACAGGAAGACTGGGGCTATGATATGCGTGACGGTGTGCTGACACGCGTCGAAGGTGATGCACGGGTAGAAGAGACGTTGCTGACAATCCCCGGCAATTATCCGGCGTATTATGCTGCTATTCGTGATGCGCTAAAAGGTGAAGGGGAAAATCCAGTACCGGCCAGTCAGGCGATCCAAATTATGGAGTTGATCGAGCTGGGCATTGAATCAGCGAAGCATCGGGCGACACTTTCTCTGGCATAA